GCGTAATTCGCTCTCACCATCTCCGCACGGACGGATGAGCGGACAGCGACGAAAGGCTCCCTAAAGGCGGCAAATCGAATCAAAGAaatagcaaacaaacaaacaaataaacaacaagaaagaaaaaacaaaaaaacgaaaaaacaaaaaaatgaaagagaCTCCTCTCACCAACGGGCATTGTTGAGAGACAGGCTCCTGAAGAGCCGCAGACCACAAAACACGGACCCGAACCAGACAAAGGCCGGAGGGGAGTACAATTCGCACAAAAGGAGCGGAAAAAGCGATCAAAGAGGCCCAAGAaaggagcggagcggagcggaaagaacagaacagaatcgGCATCTCAAAATATAAAGCAGGGACTCTCAACACATGTCCAACATTAAGCAAACCTCAAAACCGAGACCCCGCAACACCGAACCCAGACCATATCCATGCGGCCAGCTTAGGActccttttctttcttttttttctgagCTCATCATCTGCTTTGTGGCAGGGGCACtgcgtcgtcgtcctcgtcgtcgtcgtctttaAGCGCTTTAAGCGAAATTAAAACATTTCACGCCGCAGGAGGCAACATCAGACAGGACGGGGGACTGGGGTTCACATTTTAAGGAACTTTATTGATTACTCTTCACATCTTTAAGCTGGAATAAAGTTCGTTCTACATCGTATGGGCTGGCTTTAGCTTCACACGTAGACTTTTTAGTTTgttattattcattattcaCAACACCACAGTGCTTATCAGGTCGAGCAAACTGTGGCCACAGTGGGACACGTATTTGGAGCAGCCCAGGCCGCGCGTGCCCGCATCGGAGGCCTCATAGAGCTCGTCCACGTGCTGCAGTTGCCGCTCTGCGGCACTCGTCGTCGGCCTGGCGGGGCAGAGGATGAACCGAAAGGTGATTAGCGGCGACCCCACGGTGGGTCAGAGGCAACGGCCAACGGCCAACGGAAACTCACATGAATAGAATCTGGAATAGGCTGCCCAGCACCCCATTGTGGGCATCCAGAGGCGATTCGTTGACCTCGCAAATGGCTcgcagcaggcaggaggagCCATTGTACCCGTAGTGGGTCAGGTAGTTGATAATGCTCCGATAGAAGTCGTGGCGCCTGAACGGCGGCGGGGATCGCATCGAGCGGCGTCTCACCTCGTTGTCATCGTTGTCGGAGGCGCCTCCATCCCGGGCATTGATCGGTGTCACATTCCCGGGCACCCCGAGGAAGTGATCGTCCAGATCCCACTGAAAGAAGTGTCAAAGCTGCTGTCTCAAAGCCCACTGCCTTGGCGGCTCCACTCACCCTATCGATCCACTGGTTGTAGGAGTCGTTCGAGGGCAGCGCATAGTTCGACTCAAAGTTGAAGGCCATGTACACGTTTTTGGGCGACAAGTCCAAGGGTATGgccacagcagccagcaactgcGGACAAGTCAGTGGTTAATTCGGTCGCGAGACTGCACTTGCCTTACCCCAAACGATCCCTGGCGCGGAAAGAAGAGAAAGCCCTGCGAGAGCCTCGCAGCGAGGACCATCAGGAGACCCAAGCAAAGCAGCCGGCGCGACGAACCCATCTTGCGGCAAGCTCTCGGGGAACTAGGCGGCAGTTGCAAATTGAACGTTGCACAAAAGTCCAAAGAAATGGGCGTCAGAAATGGCAGCTCggactccccctcccccgaaCGAGTGAGAAACGGCGGCTAAAACCAAACCGGAATGTGCAAGATTTACACAGTTACCACATGACCCCGTCTCTGGACGTCTCTCAACGTCTCTGAAAGTCTCTATATCTCTGAGACCCACAATCGGAGAGGTGCTAATTGATAGAATGTGTAACATTCTTCTTCTCTCGAGAAAGTAGATGGCTTCTAGCTCTGGGATCGAGCCGTTTTATTGCGaaatcaaaaagaaaattcGTGAGTTAGAAAAAGAACATCAAGAACACTATTTAGTATCGACCTGCCAGAGCTGGCAGTAACAACGCCCTGGGGGAATCGCTCTAGGAAAatcaaagaagaaaaaatacaaaaaaaatataaaagaaatcaaatgaaatacaGAATAGCTACCGTTACGGTGGGCggcctcctctgcctctgccacatgCTGCACATGGCCATGGCCTTGGCCCCCCTGGGCAGCCTTTCGAAGCACGAGCGGAGCAAGAGATCGCCCATACCCTGGCTGATCTTTCCCACAACATCGCCCACACGTGTCATGGTTCGTAGAGCTCATcccgataccgataccgataccgattCCGATCTAATTCTATTGATTACAGTTCATTGGCGGCATTGGCTTGCCCTTGGAGGATCTCAACTATGAGGCCGTGACCACGGGCTATGTCCTCAAAGTGGAGTACTGGCTGCCCGTCACGCCGGACGATTTGAGGACACCCACAGCCCTGCCCATCACGCAGGTGGCGACGCCAGGCGTCACCGGGGCGCGCAAGCAGCGGAGGCCCATGTTCGAGAACTTCCTGGTCGGGGTGGACGAGCTGGGCAAGAGCACCAGGAAGATCC
The sequence above is a segment of the Drosophila pseudoobscura strain MV-25-SWS-2005 chromosome X, UCI_Dpse_MV25, whole genome shotgun sequence genome. Coding sequences within it:
- the LOC4813887 gene encoding uncharacterized protein; the encoded protein is MGSSRRLLCLGLLMVLAARLSQGFLFFPRQGSFGLLAAVAIPLDLSPKNVYMAFNFESNYALPSNDSYNQWIDRWDLDDHFLGVPGNVTPINARDGGASDNDDNEVRRRSMRSPPPFRRHDFYRSIINYLTHYGYNGSSCLLRAICEVNESPLDAHNGVLGSLFQILFMPTTSAAERQLQHVDELYEASDAGTRGLGCSKYVSHCGHSLLDLISTVVL
- the LOC4813888 gene encoding uncharacterized protein — its product is MKYRIATVTVGGLLCLCHMLHMAMALAPLGSLSKHERSKRSPIPWLIFPTTSPTRVMFIGGIGLPLEDLNYEAVTTGYVLKVEYWLPVTPDDLRTPTALPITQVATPGVTGARKQRRPMFENFLVGVDELGKSTRKILTRTNRVLSSYRWTVYKGLEGLADRLGYQGRICVLKSICEAAEEPFHFANGLLADLFHILLSPSSSVDKLSEHADNEYYYAEKMGQSGAGCDRVFKECRLSLLQHFSELHHNLNKVLF